The Chitinophaga flava genome has a segment encoding these proteins:
- a CDS encoding N-acetyltransferase, producing MMKDEVKSLPKGRFYFNWKVLEESSTIYKLQLSGEEDILGLVALIHFPEESRIEIKLITSSRENIGKKKKYDGIVGCLIGFACQLSLEKYGEFACVSLVPKTEIRQHYIEKYGMLDAGWQLFLDGGRLLNIVKKYVLCV from the coding sequence ATGATGAAAGATGAAGTAAAATCCTTACCTAAAGGCCGATTTTACTTTAATTGGAAGGTATTAGAGGAATCAAGTACGATATATAAGTTACAACTAAGTGGAGAAGAGGATATTCTTGGGCTGGTAGCATTAATCCATTTTCCGGAAGAATCCCGGATTGAGATAAAACTGATCACTTCTTCAAGGGAAAATATTGGGAAAAAGAAAAAGTACGACGGTATTGTTGGTTGTCTGATAGGGTTTGCCTGTCAGTTGAGTTTGGAAAAATATGGTGAATTTGCTTGTGTCTCATTGGTTCCAAAGACAGAAATCAGGCAACACTATATCGAAAAATATGGGATGCTGGATGCCGGTTGGCAGTTGTTTTTGGATGGGGGGAGATTGCTGAACATCGTAAAAAAATATGTACTATGCGTTTGA
- a CDS encoding nuclear transport factor 2 family protein, protein MNKTVASILVLLLGGVFTSYAQTKADSLAIRRAALDYIESQHKPDSAQMARCLHPRLVKRTFWKYPRQSREYLRESHADEMVMLAASYNVKGDKFPATPRKEVVLLDVSSNTASVKLYADDWIDYMHLAKLNDEWKIVNVLWQFNDVKRHQ, encoded by the coding sequence ATGAACAAGACTGTAGCAAGTATCCTCGTCCTATTGCTGGGCGGTGTGTTCACCTCCTATGCCCAAACCAAAGCAGATTCGCTGGCTATCCGGCGGGCAGCGCTGGATTACATTGAATCCCAACACAAGCCTGACTCCGCGCAGATGGCGAGATGTCTGCATCCGCGACTGGTGAAACGTACCTTCTGGAAGTATCCCCGACAATCAAGGGAGTATCTGCGTGAATCACATGCAGATGAAATGGTGATGCTGGCGGCTTCCTACAATGTCAAAGGTGATAAGTTTCCGGCCACTCCCCGGAAGGAGGTGGTGTTGCTGGATGTTAGTTCCAACACAGCTTCTGTAAAGTTGTATGCCGATGACTGGATTGATTACATGCACCTGGCAAAACTCAACGACGAGTGGAAGATCGTGAATGTATTATGGCAGTTTAATGATGTCAAAAGACACCAGTAA
- a CDS encoding chryseobasin-related MNIO class RiPP peptide produces the protein MKLPKSLLGAILVGITMQTATSCKKDKAPTVKEEKKEATEKKSIPSNCPGCGMG, from the coding sequence ATGAAATTGCCCAAATCACTGCTCGGTGCTATCCTGGTGGGTATCACGATGCAGACTGCCACGTCCTGCAAAAAGGATAAAGCTCCTACTGTAAAAGAGGAAAAGAAAGAAGCCACGGAAAAGAAAAGCATCCCGAGCAATTGCCCTGGTTGCGGTATGGGTTGA
- a CDS encoding multinuclear nonheme iron-dependent oxidase has product MPEILSTVACNLDNDILAACLPLMEASRVEAIEWAFDTLFNVTEVPSWFEELLTAYSQENRLIGHGVFFSLFSGKWLPEQESWLKHLRKVSNDFHFDHVTEHFGFMTGKDFHHGAPLNIPYTTATLDIGRDRLKRICEACSCPVGLENLAFSYSPEEVKKHGAFLDQLLEPVNGFIILDLHNLYCQVHNFNLSFDDISMLYPLHRVREIHISGGSWENSIATPGRNIRRDTHDDAVPEEVFAYLEKAIDLCPHLKYVVMEQLGTGLYTDASKIAFRNDFLRMDDIIKNKNKTIAVANSFLPETLIVPPEVKEDLSLYQQQLELSNILETALSYETAMTALSSSSLAHSAWQIEQWDPAMIETAVNIAQKWKKKT; this is encoded by the coding sequence GTGCCGGAAATATTATCAACAGTAGCCTGTAATCTCGACAACGACATACTGGCCGCCTGTCTTCCATTAATGGAAGCATCCAGGGTAGAAGCCATTGAATGGGCATTTGATACTTTATTTAATGTAACAGAAGTGCCTTCCTGGTTTGAAGAGCTGTTGACAGCCTACAGTCAGGAAAACAGACTCATAGGTCATGGTGTGTTCTTTTCTCTTTTCTCCGGAAAATGGTTGCCAGAGCAGGAATCCTGGTTGAAGCACCTGAGAAAGGTGAGCAATGATTTTCACTTTGATCATGTGACAGAACATTTTGGTTTTATGACAGGAAAAGATTTCCATCACGGAGCTCCCCTGAATATACCATATACCACTGCTACCCTGGACATAGGACGCGACCGGCTGAAAAGGATCTGTGAGGCTTGTAGTTGCCCTGTGGGCCTTGAAAACCTGGCCTTCTCCTATTCTCCTGAGGAAGTAAAAAAACACGGCGCCTTCCTGGACCAACTCCTGGAACCGGTCAACGGCTTTATCATCCTGGACCTGCACAATCTCTATTGTCAGGTCCATAATTTTAATCTTTCTTTTGATGATATCAGCATGTTGTATCCACTGCACCGGGTCCGGGAAATCCATATCTCTGGCGGCAGCTGGGAAAACTCTATTGCAACACCTGGCAGAAATATCCGTCGTGATACCCATGATGATGCCGTTCCGGAGGAAGTGTTCGCGTATCTGGAGAAAGCCATAGATCTTTGTCCCCATCTCAAATATGTAGTGATGGAACAGCTGGGAACGGGACTCTACACCGATGCCAGCAAAATCGCGTTCCGCAACGATTTCCTGCGGATGGACGATATCATCAAAAACAAAAACAAAACTATTGCTGTTGCTAATTCCTTTCTGCCAGAGACGCTGATTGTTCCTCCTGAAGTAAAGGAAGATCTCTCTTTGTATCAGCAACAACTGGAACTTTCGAATATTCTTGAAACAGCACTTTCATATGAAACTGCAATGACTGCACTCAGCTCCTCCTCTCTGGCACATTCGGCCTGGCAAATAGAACAGTGGGACCCTGCCATGATTGAAACCGCAGTGAATATTGCACAGAAGTGGAAGAAAAAAACATGA
- a CDS encoding SusC/RagA family TonB-linked outer membrane protein translates to MKNFLLFFVIFVMTDTVLFAQQKKITGTVRERADNTPLPGVNVRVKGTSRGTQTNSEGAYTIYADEKDTLMFSSIGLQPHQVVVGNRVVVNVIMGSDVKQLDNVVITALGIKRDEKALGYAATVVKGEDLTNALSNNWTDALSGKVAGLNLIRSNGGPTGSNKIILRGENNLTGENEALIVVDGVVINHGSGRRTSISGESAYGTNNDNMPADYGSGLNDINPEDIASITVLKGPGAAALYGQRGANGAIIITTKSGASKKKGLGIAVNSNNAFEQVNRWPDLQYEYGQGLDGSDYYSYGTSPSGASTSGTSSSYGPRFDGQLFYQYDPLTQAQSKTKTPWVPYKTLNSFFNVGETYTNSVSLDGGTDKTTARFSFTNVSNKWIIPNTGYKRNSLAMSVNSKINDKLQVSSKVNYTNKFSDNLPGAGYGNQSLMYWYIFWQPNADINWLRNYWVNGQGNKQIKYPFSSYPSNPFAVAYEYLNKSNRHNVTGNFTATYSFTKELSLQVRTSMDLSYEMRSQQRPYGAGAKYAKGSFRAQNIFSMEASSDFLLKYAKKFNRDFDFSATLGGSTLRNSYNRDENRADSLTYPGVYTLANAAGPIVTMPWKSKYAINSIYGMVTGAYKNYLFADLTARQDWNSVLATPTRTANTGFFYPSANLSFVLSEVAKLPAAIDFAKLRFSASGVGSGGTVPYTTAYYYSPAGSLYSGGLTMPSTLANPDLKPLRTITYEVGTNVVLLKNRLGFDVALYTGRTKDQILRRFTDPASGYTNAIINGGLVVNKGLEVAINGTPLTTRSGFKWTSNFVFSTNKNVIKSLPDSSIVLQTGPVGGGQIVATVGGSMGDLYGRGYLRAPDGQIVYDPKTGVALLTTDVVYLGNTIPKWKMGLTNNFSYKQFSFNILFDAQFGAVAHSLTHYKLAEQGKTTNTLPGRYSGIIGNGVVLNEDGSYRKNDVIATNIDEYYRSHYGQDNGEGSTFSTDFIKLREARLDYTLKPSTAKKIGLQRLTVGVYGRNLAIWSPWPIFDPEFGTLSGTDIIQGFEIGQFPSTRTFGFNLIIGL, encoded by the coding sequence ATGAAGAATTTTCTACTATTCTTCGTCATCTTCGTGATGACGGATACCGTACTTTTTGCCCAGCAGAAAAAGATCACGGGAACGGTGAGAGAACGCGCGGACAACACGCCTCTTCCCGGCGTAAACGTGCGTGTAAAAGGTACTTCAAGAGGCACACAAACCAATTCTGAAGGTGCCTATACCATTTATGCAGATGAAAAGGACACCCTGATGTTCTCTTCTATTGGTTTACAACCACACCAGGTGGTAGTGGGTAATCGTGTAGTCGTTAACGTGATAATGGGAAGTGATGTAAAACAACTGGATAATGTAGTTATTACAGCATTGGGTATCAAACGTGATGAAAAGGCTTTGGGATATGCTGCTACTGTTGTTAAAGGTGAAGACCTGACCAATGCCCTGTCTAATAACTGGACAGATGCCTTGTCTGGTAAAGTAGCCGGTTTGAACCTGATCCGCTCCAATGGCGGTCCTACCGGTTCCAACAAAATCATTCTGCGTGGTGAGAACAACCTCACCGGTGAGAATGAAGCCCTGATCGTAGTAGACGGAGTGGTTATCAACCATGGAAGTGGCCGCCGTACATCTATCAGCGGAGAATCTGCCTATGGTACTAACAATGATAATATGCCTGCCGACTATGGTAGTGGACTGAATGATATCAACCCGGAAGATATCGCCTCCATCACAGTGCTGAAAGGGCCAGGTGCAGCGGCTTTGTATGGTCAGCGTGGCGCCAACGGTGCTATCATCATTACCACCAAATCCGGCGCCAGCAAAAAGAAAGGATTGGGTATTGCCGTTAACTCAAACAATGCTTTTGAGCAGGTAAACCGCTGGCCCGATCTGCAATATGAATATGGTCAGGGTCTGGATGGATCCGACTACTATTCCTATGGTACTTCTCCTTCCGGTGCCAGCACCAGTGGTACCAGCTCTTCGTATGGTCCTCGCTTTGATGGTCAGCTGTTTTATCAATATGATCCATTGACACAAGCACAGAGTAAAACCAAAACACCATGGGTACCCTATAAAACACTCAACTCATTTTTTAATGTCGGTGAAACCTATACGAACTCCGTAAGCCTGGATGGTGGAACAGATAAAACCACTGCCCGCTTCTCTTTCACCAATGTTAGCAATAAATGGATCATCCCTAATACCGGCTATAAACGTAATAGCCTGGCCATGTCGGTAAATTCCAAAATCAACGATAAACTGCAGGTATCATCCAAAGTAAACTATACCAACAAATTCAGTGATAACCTTCCCGGTGCCGGTTATGGTAACCAGTCGCTGATGTACTGGTATATTTTCTGGCAACCCAATGCGGATATCAACTGGCTCAGAAACTACTGGGTAAATGGACAAGGCAACAAACAAATCAAATATCCTTTCAGTAGCTATCCTTCCAACCCGTTTGCAGTAGCTTACGAGTATCTGAATAAATCCAACAGGCATAATGTTACCGGTAACTTTACCGCTACCTACAGCTTTACCAAAGAGCTGAGCCTGCAGGTAAGAACTTCTATGGACCTGTCTTATGAAATGCGTTCCCAGCAACGTCCTTACGGTGCTGGCGCCAAATATGCCAAAGGTAGTTTCCGTGCTCAAAACATCTTCTCTATGGAAGCCAGCAGTGACTTCCTTCTGAAATACGCCAAAAAATTCAACAGGGATTTTGACTTCTCTGCAACACTGGGTGGAAGTACGCTGCGCAACAGTTACAACCGCGATGAGAACCGTGCTGACTCACTCACATATCCTGGTGTATACACACTGGCCAATGCTGCTGGTCCTATTGTGACCATGCCATGGAAGTCAAAATATGCGATCAACAGTATCTACGGAATGGTGACCGGCGCCTATAAAAACTACCTGTTTGCCGACCTGACCGCCCGTCAGGACTGGAACAGCGTACTGGCAACACCTACCCGTACCGCCAACACCGGATTCTTTTATCCATCTGCCAACCTGAGCTTTGTGTTGTCAGAAGTAGCGAAACTGCCTGCTGCCATTGATTTTGCCAAACTGCGTTTCTCTGCCTCCGGTGTAGGTAGCGGCGGTACTGTACCTTATACCACCGCTTATTATTATTCCCCTGCAGGAAGCCTGTACAGTGGTGGTCTGACGATGCCTTCCACACTGGCTAATCCGGACCTGAAACCACTGCGTACCATTACCTATGAAGTAGGTACCAACGTAGTATTGCTGAAAAACAGACTGGGCTTCGATGTGGCTTTATATACCGGCCGTACCAAAGACCAGATCCTGAGACGCTTTACTGATCCGGCTTCCGGATACACCAACGCCATCATCAATGGTGGACTGGTTGTTAATAAGGGCCTGGAAGTAGCCATCAATGGTACTCCGCTCACTACCAGAAGTGGTTTTAAATGGACTTCCAACTTCGTTTTCTCTACCAATAAAAATGTTATCAAATCACTGCCCGATAGTTCTATCGTGCTGCAAACCGGCCCTGTGGGCGGTGGACAGATCGTAGCCACTGTAGGTGGCAGCATGGGTGATCTTTATGGAAGAGGTTATCTGCGCGCTCCGGACGGACAGATCGTATATGATCCTAAAACCGGCGTGGCACTGCTCACCACCGATGTGGTATATCTCGGCAATACCATCCCTAAATGGAAGATGGGCTTAACGAATAATTTCTCCTATAAGCAGTTTAGCTTTAATATCCTCTTTGATGCGCAGTTTGGTGCTGTAGCACACTCTCTGACCCATTATAAACTGGCAGAACAGGGTAAAACTACCAACACGCTGCCTGGCCGTTACAGCGGTATCATTGGTAATGGTGTAGTATTAAATGAAGACGGTTCCTACAGAAAAAATGACGTCATCGCTACCAATATCGATGAATACTACCGTTCTCACTATGGTCAGGATAACGGTGAGGGAAGCACTTTCAGCACCGACTTTATCAAATTGAGAGAAGCACGACTGGATTATACACTGAAACCTTCCACCGCTAAAAAAATCGGTCTGCAACGTTTAACCGTGGGCGTATACGGTCGTAACCTGGCTATCTGGTCACCATGGCCCATCTTCGACCCTGAATTTGGTACCCTCAGCGGCACAGACATTATCCAGGGCTTTGAAATCGGGCAGTTCCCATCTACCCGCACCTTCGGTTTTAACCTAATTATTGGCCTCTAA
- a CDS encoding SusD/RagB family nutrient-binding outer membrane lipoprotein: protein MKKYIYIIGCAAVMFSTVLTSCKKNFEEINTDPNSTEHALPQQLLAPALVNTLSANLSRNRNFNNELMQVTVDINDAEGKVFRYDYRSSWSDYLYTAWYSRLTDFKALYATATDTLTYNQSFQGISLICQSWVYSLITDTYGDVPYFKSNMAKDSAISYPPFDRQKDIYFDIFKQLEKANELLKANVSIPGGSDPVYGGNVGKWRKFGNSLYLRLLLRLSGKAEVADTCIKKIKEIVDVNTTQYPIMANNDESAILRWTGAGPLVSPLLNVREQDFRSPGVASFFIDHLAAWNDPRIDIPTYGANGYNRWALVPYSGMFKGVPSGYAPGENPQKMSYFNSYVSTLSAPSLMNDPMTGMILNYPEVCFILAEAAAKGWISGAADQYYNNGAMNSITQWVPKFTGPITTWLAAADIQWIESETLDQKMEKIHLQKYYALFLTDMQQWFEYRRTGHPVLPKGNGLKNNGIMPARMTYPVFVQSANPSNYKAAVAAQGADLISTQVWWQKP from the coding sequence ATGAAGAAGTACATATATATCATAGGATGTGCTGCTGTAATGTTCAGTACTGTGCTCACTTCCTGTAAAAAGAACTTTGAAGAAATCAATACCGACCCTAACAGTACCGAACATGCACTGCCACAGCAGCTGCTGGCGCCGGCACTGGTAAATACGCTTTCTGCCAACCTTAGCAGAAACAGAAACTTTAACAATGAGTTGATGCAGGTGACGGTAGATATCAATGACGCGGAAGGTAAAGTATTCCGTTATGATTACCGTTCCAGCTGGTCAGATTATCTGTATACCGCCTGGTATAGCAGGCTTACCGATTTTAAAGCCCTGTATGCAACGGCAACGGATACACTGACTTATAATCAGTCGTTCCAGGGTATCTCCCTTATCTGTCAGTCATGGGTCTATTCCCTGATCACTGATACATATGGTGATGTGCCTTATTTTAAATCCAATATGGCTAAGGACAGCGCTATTTCCTATCCGCCTTTCGACCGCCAGAAGGATATCTACTTTGATATTTTCAAACAACTGGAAAAAGCCAACGAGCTGCTGAAAGCTAACGTCAGCATCCCCGGCGGCAGTGATCCGGTATATGGCGGCAACGTCGGCAAATGGCGTAAGTTCGGCAACTCTCTTTATCTCCGGTTATTACTGCGTTTGTCTGGCAAAGCAGAAGTAGCAGACACTTGTATTAAGAAGATCAAGGAGATTGTAGATGTGAACACTACCCAATATCCAATCATGGCTAACAACGACGAGTCTGCCATCCTGCGCTGGACTGGTGCAGGGCCGCTGGTATCACCGCTGTTGAACGTACGTGAACAGGACTTCCGTTCACCTGGTGTGGCTAGTTTCTTTATAGATCACCTGGCTGCCTGGAATGATCCGCGCATCGATATTCCTACTTATGGCGCCAATGGTTACAACAGATGGGCCCTTGTTCCCTATAGTGGCATGTTCAAGGGTGTTCCCAGCGGATACGCACCGGGAGAAAATCCTCAGAAGATGAGTTATTTCAACTCCTATGTGTCTACCCTCAGTGCACCTAGTCTCATGAACGATCCGATGACAGGTATGATCCTGAACTATCCGGAAGTATGCTTTATCCTCGCGGAAGCTGCTGCCAAAGGATGGATCAGCGGAGCTGCTGACCAATACTATAACAACGGAGCGATGAACTCCATTACACAATGGGTGCCTAAATTCACTGGCCCTATTACTACCTGGCTGGCTGCTGCTGATATTCAGTGGATCGAATCCGAAACACTGGACCAGAAGATGGAGAAAATACACCTGCAGAAATACTACGCGCTTTTCCTCACCGACATGCAACAGTGGTTTGAATACCGCCGTACCGGCCACCCGGTGCTGCCGAAAGGAAATGGTCTGAAAAACAATGGTATCATGCCGGCAAGGATGACTTATCCGGTGTTTGTACAATCCGCTAACCCCAGCAACTATAAAGCTGCCGTGGCAGCACAGGGTGCGGACCTGATCTCTACCCAGGTATGGTGGCAGAAACCGTAA
- a CDS encoding DUF5689 domain-containing protein, translating into MNKININIYFSLLCSLVLLWGCKKESYPGGEISQYIGILDIRTLYKGSDVTLTRENMDGSGKLAAVVISDHSGGNMPAGLLVVQDSRRLSKIRGISIALGADAAKYVPGDSVIINVEGAVLKRVNGVLQLSGINNSAITKVASGLKIPLNRVTSSQLLAFPDNYESTLSVVIKGGLDPLPPSPVAIRGEKVLTDGFGNVTVHTENTATFADNTVPFLANYFGIVFNAPSGDTLAPQLRLRSADDITVLSSAVTLTPLVISGFVNDPISTDANYEYVQLLATQDIDFSVTPYCLVTNNNANASTPTGFPTNGWATGGLRTYKINITSGKVAKGKFCYVGGTTKMIMGDKTTVLSDANWVRMTDYSKVDGDDFGTKTGNLLANSGNAFGIAVFEGTKVTAATVPVDAIFISGGGSIYSAGPPAVGYRIPNNDFYDIKDPITLKDQPFFKAGTNSVFLSYLSTDGIFVKLGGVYNPSLGRWVKARTQVNTPITKTSVLSEIEEKDVTTLK; encoded by the coding sequence ATGAACAAGATCAATATCAATATATATTTCTCTTTGTTATGCTCCCTGGTGCTTTTATGGGGATGTAAGAAAGAAAGTTATCCCGGTGGGGAGATCAGTCAATATATCGGTATTCTGGATATACGGACTTTATATAAAGGCAGTGATGTGACTTTGACCCGGGAAAACATGGACGGTTCCGGTAAACTGGCCGCTGTAGTGATTTCTGATCATAGCGGTGGTAATATGCCTGCCGGTTTGCTCGTGGTACAGGATTCCCGCCGTCTCTCCAAAATCAGAGGTATCAGTATCGCACTGGGTGCAGATGCTGCAAAGTATGTACCCGGCGACTCCGTGATCATCAATGTGGAAGGTGCTGTGCTGAAAAGAGTGAATGGTGTTCTGCAACTGAGCGGTATCAACAATAGCGCTATTACTAAAGTGGCTTCCGGCCTCAAAATACCGCTGAACAGGGTGACCTCCAGTCAGCTACTCGCTTTTCCGGACAACTATGAAAGTACGCTTTCTGTAGTGATCAAAGGTGGGCTGGACCCGCTGCCACCAAGCCCGGTAGCCATCCGTGGCGAAAAGGTGCTGACCGATGGTTTTGGTAACGTTACAGTACACACGGAAAATACCGCCACTTTTGCGGACAATACGGTGCCTTTCCTCGCCAACTATTTCGGTATCGTGTTTAACGCACCTTCCGGCGATACGCTGGCGCCGCAGTTAAGACTGCGTAGCGCGGATGATATCACCGTGTTAAGTTCTGCTGTAACACTCACACCACTGGTAATCTCCGGATTTGTAAACGATCCGATCAGTACAGACGCCAACTATGAATATGTTCAGCTGCTGGCAACACAGGACATCGACTTCTCTGTTACTCCATATTGCCTGGTAACAAACAATAACGCCAACGCCTCTACGCCGACAGGTTTCCCTACCAATGGCTGGGCTACCGGCGGTCTGCGTACCTATAAAATCAACATTACATCCGGAAAAGTTGCTAAGGGCAAGTTCTGTTATGTAGGAGGTACCACCAAAATGATCATGGGAGATAAAACTACCGTACTGAGCGATGCTAACTGGGTAAGAATGACCGATTATTCCAAAGTGGATGGTGATGACTTTGGCACCAAAACCGGCAACCTGCTGGCCAACAGTGGCAACGCCTTTGGTATCGCCGTATTTGAGGGCACTAAAGTTACAGCCGCTACCGTACCGGTAGATGCTATTTTCATCAGCGGCGGTGGTAGTATCTATTCAGCAGGTCCGCCTGCCGTAGGATACCGTATTCCCAACAACGACTTTTATGATATCAAGGACCCTATCACCCTGAAGGACCAGCCTTTCTTTAAAGCAGGTACCAACAGTGTTTTCCTGTCGTATCTTTCAACAGATGGAATTTTTGTTAAGCTGGGTGGTGTTTACAATCCTTCTCTGGGTAGATGGGTAAAAGCCCGCACACAAGTTAATACACCGATTACTAAAACTTCCGTGCTGTCAGAGATAGAAGAAAAAGACGTTACTACGCTGAAATAA